The Spirochaetaceae bacterium genome contains a region encoding:
- a CDS encoding HAMP domain-containing sensor histidine kinase yields the protein MAAAGGLPFLSIRARLVLSFILIAMVAIGIVGGFSGALLKHFVERREAAYLQSNASTVARQARPLMVPVVRPLSLLELAQTSAFMSDSRIRIMDRAHRVLADSGPQDGSDHEWVRVVATFPSGNSMVRQMFWIRVSADPARRASQLRSLPALQGLADTQIMVVRRRSGLWGSLIEFREYDGPLAQPVATTGSAVPDDPMRITHLEPIGDPASPIGYVEIARSPDVHNEALETIIGPFIIAALAATVLAALLGLVFGRRLTAPIEGLTASAMRMGTGDLAARAPTTGSGEIGELGRQFNAMAGKLESTVRDLRQERDVLRRFVADASHELRTPVTALKTFNELLLRGARQDAGHGGAPHADGPPTDAARAALDNGRGPGAEAAPAAPVTVGEGVAAGDRKERGRGIDAPTRIEFLHDSRHQIERMEWIVENLLNLSRLEAGAFSNHAMRVTLGELVRGAERRFARHAARAGVAISVDLAPADGDLELHLAGMEIAVDNVMQNAILYGAGGREVVISGADDHGWATIRISDRGPGIAATDLPHVFERFYRGKPTADAGAAAKGSGLGLAIARAVVMANGGTIAAANNIDGPGASFSLRLPLRRISG from the coding sequence ATGGCGGCCGCCGGCGGCTTGCCGTTCCTTTCCATTCGTGCGCGCCTGGTGCTGAGCTTCATCCTCATCGCCATGGTGGCGATCGGCATCGTGGGCGGCTTCTCCGGCGCGTTGCTGAAGCACTTCGTGGAGCGGCGCGAGGCCGCCTACCTGCAGTCCAATGCCTCCACGGTGGCGCGCCAGGCGCGCCCCCTGATGGTGCCGGTGGTGCGGCCGCTGTCCTTGCTGGAACTGGCCCAGACGTCGGCATTCATGAGCGACTCGCGCATCCGGATCATGGACCGCGCACACCGGGTGTTGGCCGACTCCGGGCCGCAGGACGGGTCCGATCACGAGTGGGTGCGGGTGGTGGCGACGTTTCCTTCCGGCAATTCGATGGTGCGGCAGATGTTCTGGATCCGGGTATCGGCCGACCCCGCCCGGCGCGCCAGCCAGTTACGCTCGCTGCCGGCGCTGCAGGGGCTCGCCGATACCCAGATCATGGTGGTGCGACGGCGCAGCGGGCTGTGGGGCAGCCTGATCGAGTTCCGTGAGTATGACGGGCCGCTGGCACAACCGGTTGCCACCACCGGCAGCGCAGTGCCCGACGACCCGATGCGCATCACCCACCTCGAACCGATCGGCGACCCCGCCAGCCCGATCGGCTACGTGGAGATCGCGCGCAGCCCCGACGTCCACAACGAGGCGCTGGAGACGATCATCGGGCCGTTCATCATAGCGGCCCTGGCCGCCACCGTGCTCGCTGCCCTGCTCGGGCTGGTATTCGGACGGCGCCTGACCGCGCCGATCGAGGGTCTTACCGCCTCTGCAATGCGCATGGGGACGGGCGACCTGGCGGCGCGCGCGCCCACTACCGGGAGCGGCGAGATCGGCGAGTTGGGCCGGCAGTTCAACGCCATGGCGGGCAAGCTGGAATCGACGGTGCGCGATCTGCGCCAGGAGCGCGACGTGTTGCGCCGCTTCGTGGCCGATGCTTCGCACGAACTGCGCACGCCGGTGACCGCCCTGAAGACCTTCAACGAACTGTTGCTGCGCGGCGCAAGGCAGGATGCGGGGCACGGCGGCGCACCCCACGCGGATGGCCCGCCCACGGACGCGGCTCGGGCGGCGCTGGACAACGGACGCGGGCCGGGGGCCGAAGCCGCGCCGGCGGCACCGGTGACGGTCGGCGAAGGGGTGGCGGCAGGCGACCGGAAGGAACGCGGCCGCGGCATCGACGCTCCGACGCGCATCGAGTTTCTGCACGACAGCCGCCACCAGATCGAGCGCATGGAGTGGATCGTGGAGAATCTGCTCAACCTGTCGCGGCTGGAGGCGGGCGCATTCAGCAACCACGCGATGCGGGTGACGCTCGGCGAACTGGTGCGCGGCGCCGAGCGGCGCTTTGCGCGCCATGCCGCGCGAGCGGGTGTTGCGATTTCGGTCGACCTGGCGCCCGCCGACGGTGACCTGGAACTGCACCTGGCGGGCATGGAGATCGCGGTGGACAACGTCATGCAGAACGCCATCCTCTACGGGGCCGGCGGCCGCGAAGTCGTCATCAGCGGCGCCGACGACCACGGCTGGGCGACAATCCGCATCAGCGACCGCGGGCCGGGCATCGCGGCCACCGACCTGCCGCACGTATTCGAGCGCTTCTACCGCGGCAAGCCGACGGCCGATGCGGGGGCAGCCGCCAAGGGAAGCGGCCTTGGCCTGGCGATCGCGCGCGCGGTGGTAATGGCGAACGGCGGCACCATTGCCGCGGCCAACAACATCGACGGGCCCGGCGCGAGCTTCTCGTTGCGTCTGCCGCTACGCCGCATCAGCGGCTGA
- a CDS encoding glutamate synthase subunit beta → MGKPTGFKEIERSLPPDRDPSARVGDWGDFHGHAGDEQLRAQASRCMDCGTPFCHTGDGRADTRQTVGCPLNNLIPEWNDLVYRGLWRDALDRLHKTNNFPEFTGKVCPAPCESACVLAIIEPAVTIKNTEWAIIERGFESGWVEAAPPAVRTGKRVAVVGSGPAGLACADQLNGAGHLVTVYERADRIGGLLMYGIPNMKLEKPLVDRRVDLMRRAGVEFRTGIEVGRDLSGPDLREQFDAVVLCCGATKPRDLPIPGRELDGVHQAMEYLTANTRWLLDGARGRPPIDAAGKDVLVIGGGDTGTDCVGTAMRQGCRSLTQIEIVPEFPASLPWPQFGRTSLPDYGQEEVAAVHGADPRGYSVTAERFTSHAPSGGGNGVTHTRLVDVDWREGRPQPVSGSARAVPTGLVLLSMGFLGPEDTLLDQFRLERDERSNAKAEYGKFSTNLPGVFAAGDVRRGASLVVWAIMEGRGAARECDRYLMGTTLLP, encoded by the coding sequence ACCCCGTTCTGCCACACCGGCGACGGCCGCGCCGACACCCGCCAGACGGTCGGCTGCCCGCTCAACAACCTGATCCCGGAGTGGAACGACCTGGTGTATCGCGGGCTGTGGCGCGACGCGCTCGACCGGCTGCACAAGACCAACAACTTCCCCGAGTTCACCGGCAAGGTGTGCCCGGCGCCGTGCGAGTCGGCGTGCGTGCTGGCCATCATCGAGCCGGCCGTGACCATCAAGAACACCGAGTGGGCGATCATCGAACGCGGCTTCGAATCCGGCTGGGTGGAGGCGGCGCCGCCGGCCGTGCGCACCGGCAAGCGGGTAGCGGTGGTCGGCTCCGGCCCCGCGGGGTTGGCGTGCGCCGATCAGCTCAACGGGGCCGGCCACTTGGTCACGGTGTACGAGCGCGCCGACCGCATCGGCGGCCTGCTGATGTACGGCATCCCCAACATGAAGCTGGAGAAGCCCCTGGTGGACCGGCGCGTCGACCTGATGCGGCGCGCCGGCGTCGAGTTCCGCACCGGTATCGAAGTCGGTCGCGACCTGTCCGGGCCCGACCTGCGCGAGCAATTCGACGCGGTCGTGCTGTGCTGCGGGGCCACCAAGCCGCGTGACCTGCCGATTCCGGGGCGTGAGCTGGACGGCGTCCACCAGGCGATGGAGTATCTCACCGCCAACACGCGCTGGCTGCTCGACGGCGCCCGCGGGCGACCGCCGATCGACGCCGCCGGCAAGGATGTCCTGGTGATCGGCGGCGGCGACACCGGCACCGACTGCGTCGGCACCGCCATGCGCCAGGGGTGCCGTTCCCTGACCCAGATCGAGATCGTCCCCGAGTTCCCGGCCAGTCTGCCCTGGCCGCAGTTCGGGCGCACCTCGCTGCCCGACTACGGACAGGAAGAGGTGGCCGCGGTGCACGGCGCCGATCCGCGCGGCTACAGCGTGACCGCGGAGCGATTCACCTCCCACGCCCCGAGTGGTGGCGGCAACGGCGTGACGCATACCCGCCTGGTCGACGTCGACTGGCGGGAGGGACGTCCGCAGCCGGTCAGCGGCAGCGCGCGCGCCGTTCCCACCGGGCTTGTCCTGCTTTCGATGGGGTTCCTGGGCCCCGAGGACACCCTCCTCGACCAATTCCGCCTGGAGCGGGACGAGCGCAGCAACGCCAAGGCGGAATACGGCAAGTTCTCGACCAACCTGCCCGGCGTATTCGCGGCCGGCGACGTACGGCGCGGTGCCAGCCTGGTGGTCTGGGCGATCATGGAGGGCCGCGGCGCCGCCCGTGAGTGCGACCGCTACCTGATGGGAACTACCCTGCTGCCCTAG